The genomic segment AACATTAAGCACTTATTTAGATACAATAGTgactctaagaaaaataaatataagacatATTCAGGAAACATTCCCCAAACTATGGAATgacaatatttttattcctttcattattaaagaaatttttaaaaataaaaaggcacagaTCATCCTGTTGTCTTAACCACAatagctattttcatttttagtgttgtctgtctgtctttatgGATATCTGAAATCATAGTAAATATGcctttttacattatattttatcctGTAATATAATCTAAACGTTTACCATCAAAGTTTGAGTACCTGCATGTAACCAAAagacttaacaaatatttttgttctcGTGCTGATTGCTATATGTTGCAGTTGTAGCTGTTGCTTCCAAAATTTGGTAGGTAGCTGATTGTTGCTGTTTCCCAACATTTAGGTTACTCTAATTTGCATTTATTGGTTTCTGCCTGgaataattgttttatatttgtttgaaCTTATATTCTTTTGTGTgacctatatattttttgtttctctatcTTTTGTGGTCTTGTGTTTGAAATAGatttaaatgacttgcccaagtttTCTAATTTCCCAGTGATTTGTCTTTCTCATTAGAGCTAACAACCTAAATCATTAACTTCTACTAAATGGTTAAGGTAGGCCctttgctcttatttttaaatataatagagGAAAGTATTAAATAGTATTAAATCACTTTTAAGTGATGAAATACATCACTTAAAAGCAGTGTATCATGTTTTCATATTAACAACATAATTAGTGTAATTAGTCACAGCTCACATTTTTGATCTCACAGTAAGCAAAGACAAGAAGATGAAAATGCAAATGATCTGAGGCCAGTGGGTAACCTTTTCACCTTTCTTAGTAGCCCCACACCCCCggacccctcctcccctctacTTTCAGAACACACACAGTCATTTCTTGCTCTACTGTAATATAGTTCTTGACTAGGTAGGAGCAATGGTGAGTATATAACTCTCCCCTCATCTAGAGCCTAGTAAATATTATTATCAGACATTTTGGAAATCTTTTaacttataaatataaatgctCCTATATCATTTTGGAAATTGACAGTGTCTTTGAACACTTTGTTTCAAcagagtcagacagagaaattaGCAAAGGTTTACCAGCCGAGACGTTCAGTCTTATCTCCTAAAAGTACTATTTCTGTTGCCCATCTCTTGGCTGCAAGACAAGACTTGTCAAAGATTTTAAGGACCAGCAGTGGCTCTATAAGAGAAAAAACTGCCTGCGCCATCAATAAGGTGATCAAAgtacctttaattttctttcaaatacatttctttcTATTTACAAAATAGAATAGCTTAGTGTCTTTCTTATCCCGTAGGTGCTGATGGGCAGGGTACCTGACAGAGGCGGTAGACCCAATGAAATTGAGCCTCCACCCCCAGAGATGCCGCCGTGGCAGAAGAGGCAAGATGGCCCTCAGCAGCAACCAGGGGGccgaggaggagggagaggtggttATGAACATTCCTCATACGGAGGACGAGGAGGTCATGaaccaggaggagggagaggtggacGTGGTGGCTATGACCATGGTGGCCGAGGGGGTGGAAGAGGAAATAAGCATCAAGGAGGCTGGACAGATggagggagtggaggaggaggtggctaCCAAGATGGTGGTTATCGGGATTCGGGCTTCCAGCCAGGTGGCTATCACGGTGGCCACAGTGGTAGCTATCAAGGCGGTGGTTATAGTGGCTTCCAAACATCTACTTACACAGGAAGTGGCTACCAGGGTGGTGGATACCAGCAGGACAATAGGTACCAGGATGGTGGGCATCATAATGAACGAGGCAGTGGTCGTGGAGGGAGAGGTGGTCGTGGAGGCCGAGGTGGACgtggaggccagggaggaggctggggagggagggggggccAGAATTATCACCAAGGTGGACAATTTGAACAGCACTTCCAGCAGGGAGGTTATCAGTATAATCACTCTGGATTTGGACAGGGAAGACATTACACTAGTTGAGGCTACAGAACCTTACATTTTGCTAGAGCTCAAGTAATAGAAACTTAGTTTCAGAACCCCGAGTCCAGTGTGGATTTTGAATGTGagaccacaggtggcaagcaGATTCCTGCTTGGCACAAGCATTTGTAGGTCTTCATTCAattctgttggtttttttttaaatggatttacATAATGCTGTTTATTTGAGAAACATACAACATCTCTCCTTTGtatgaagaattttttaaaggtaattaaaATTGCCTTTAATTGACCAGTAGACTAATTCCACAGTCAGAACATGCAtacttttttgaagaaattacttGAATAAGTAGTTTTCATGTTTTCAatatacaattttgaaaatgaggaTTCTCCTAGATTTTTTTAGCTTTACAACTAGGCAGTCTTCCTCATATTAACAACCCATTTATATGTGTTTTCCTTATACTATTCTAATGTCTATTTTTCAAGCACAGTTTCTGCCCTGATTGGCTCTTTATTTGGAGAGGTTATGCCACATTTGCTTCATGATAGAACTTTTAGGTCAGTTCCTATTAAGTGAGCTCTTCTGCAGATAGCACATTCAGTAGCCTTATCCTCTTGATGGAATATTATACCACAAGCTGAACTCTGAAAACCTTAAACATGGCCAACATCCATCAAgataataaaagcaaactaagttgTGAATCTAGTATATATATGTAGGCATTTAGTTAAGTATAGCGATTCAAACTGACCTGCATTCATTCAAAACAAGTTCCTCCTTCAACCTTACTTTTACTTGAAATCTGCTAGGAAAAAACAGCaaacttaaatttgttttatgCACGAGTTAATACCACTGGCTCAGCAAATACAAGTTAGTTTGCTTTGAGCAGGAGACTTTTTGTAACGGAAGAAATGCACTACAGAGACAAGAGGACAGATTTTTGCTTAGTGCAGGAGGCCCTTTATTATTGCTGCAGAAAACAAAAGCCTGGCTGAGTTGATGTTTTACATTCTTTACTGAAATCTACATGACACTTGCTGGGTTTTTGTATACTTACATTGTCAAGCTGTGAAAGAAAATGGCTGCAGGTGTGCTTTGTGTGAAAGGTGAGCAATAAAGTATCTGTAAGCTCTCTCTggtttgagttttattttagCTACTTTTCGAATGAAATTATTTTGGATACTTGCTTCAAAGTTGTGAACTAAGTCCCGTGTCC from the Desmodus rotundus isolate HL8 chromosome 5, HLdesRot8A.1, whole genome shotgun sequence genome contains:
- the FAM98A gene encoding protein FAM98A isoform X1, whose product is MECDLMETDILESLEDLGYKGSLLEDGALSQAVSAGASSPEFTKLCAWLVSELRVLCKLEENVQATNSPNEAEEFQLEVSGLLGEMNCPYLSLTSGDVTKRLLVQKNCLLLLTYLISELEAARMLCVNTPPKKAQEGGGSEVFQELKGICIALGMSKPPANITMFQFFSGIEKKLKETLAKVPPNHVGKPLLKKSMGPAHWENIEAINQAIANEYEVRRKLLIKRLDVTVQSFGWSDRAKSQTEKLAKVYQPRRSVLSPKSTISVAHLLAARQDLSKILRTSSGSIREKTACAINKVLMGRVPDRGGRPNEIEPPPPEMPPWQKRQDGPQQQPGGRGGGRGGYEHSSYGGRGGHEPGGGRGGRGGYDHGGRGGGRGNKHQGGWTDGGSGGGGGYQDGGYRDSGFQPGGYHGGHSGSYQGGGYSGFQTSTYTGSGYQGGGYQQDNRYQDGGHHNERGSGRGGRGGRGGRGGRGGQGGGWGGRGGQNYHQGGQFEQHFQQGGYQYNHSGFGQGRHYTS
- the FAM98A gene encoding protein FAM98A isoform X2, which gives rise to MGPAHWENIEAINQAIANEYEVRRKLLIKRLDVTVQSFGWSDRAKSQTEKLAKVYQPRRSVLSPKSTISVAHLLAARQDLSKILRTSSGSIREKTACAINKVLMGRVPDRGGRPNEIEPPPPEMPPWQKRQDGPQQQPGGRGGGRGGYEHSSYGGRGGHEPGGGRGGRGGYDHGGRGGGRGNKHQGGWTDGGSGGGGGYQDGGYRDSGFQPGGYHGGHSGSYQGGGYSGFQTSTYTGSGYQGGGYQQDNRYQDGGHHNERGSGRGGRGGRGGRGGRGGQGGGWGGRGGQNYHQGGQFEQHFQQGGYQYNHSGFGQGRHYTS